In Elaeis guineensis isolate ETL-2024a chromosome 1, EG11, whole genome shotgun sequence, a genomic segment contains:
- the LOC105032881 gene encoding uncharacterized protein isoform X2, translating into MYLASPMHDNGDSDDHDDLEEDDARGEDDDDDGDGGGSNNNSSVGKDEGDEEDDDSMASDASTGRAHNKYSYRKSDGIKALDHPKPDEESDGDYSQPSSHLCRIFPKLKKNRDGKTRNPFQREAGSTSSQNNPKGSKPNLSHK; encoded by the coding sequence ATGTATCTTGCATCCCCCATGCATGATAATGGTGATAGTGATGACCATGACGATCTTGAAGAAGATGATGCCAGaggtgaagatgatgatgatgatggtgatggtGGTGGCAGTAACAATAACAGCAGTGTTGGTAAAGATGAAGGTGATGAAGAAGATGATGACTCCATGGCTTCTGATGCTTCCACAGGACGAGCTCACAACAAGTATTCTTACAGAAAAAGTGATGGCATCAAGGCTTTGGATCATCCCAAGCCTGATGAAGAAAGTGATGGGGATTATAGCCAGCCTTCTTCACATTTGTGCAGGATATTTCCCAAGCTGAAGAAGAATAGAGATGGAAAAACTAGAAATCCTTTTCAAAGAGAAGCTGGTTCTACCTCCTCACAGAACAACCCCAAAGGGAGTAAACCCAACTTGAGTCATAAATGA
- the LOC105032881 gene encoding uncharacterized protein isoform X1, with amino-acid sequence MEASQPTGDAEECSSSESGWTMYLASPMHDNGDSDDHDDLEEDDARGEDDDDDGDGGGSNNNSSVGKDEGDEEDDDSMASDASTGRAHNKYSYRKSDGIKALDHPKPDEESDGDYSQPSSHLCRIFPKLKKNRDGKTRNPFQREAGSTSSQNNPKGSKPNLSHK; translated from the coding sequence ATGGAGGCTTCACAGCCCACAGGAGATGCAGAAGAGTGTAGCAGCAGCGAGTCTGGGTGGACCATGTATCTTGCATCCCCCATGCATGATAATGGTGATAGTGATGACCATGACGATCTTGAAGAAGATGATGCCAGaggtgaagatgatgatgatgatggtgatggtGGTGGCAGTAACAATAACAGCAGTGTTGGTAAAGATGAAGGTGATGAAGAAGATGATGACTCCATGGCTTCTGATGCTTCCACAGGACGAGCTCACAACAAGTATTCTTACAGAAAAAGTGATGGCATCAAGGCTTTGGATCATCCCAAGCCTGATGAAGAAAGTGATGGGGATTATAGCCAGCCTTCTTCACATTTGTGCAGGATATTTCCCAAGCTGAAGAAGAATAGAGATGGAAAAACTAGAAATCCTTTTCAAAGAGAAGCTGGTTCTACCTCCTCACAGAACAACCCCAAAGGGAGTAAACCCAACTTGAGTCATAAATGA